Proteins encoded in a region of the Hippocampus zosterae strain Florida chromosome 11, ASM2543408v3, whole genome shotgun sequence genome:
- the atl2 gene encoding atlastin-2 isoform X2, with translation MAEVSGLRSRAHFEPNYKSPRAEQGSSRVQDVPVVRRGPRPAPARPEDPDHDSPPGKMSRDGATAGGLGPSPDEGLPEWQDEGEEEARPVQILRAREEGAGFELDADALEKILLREGVRDLDVVVVSVAGAFRKGKSFLLDFMLRYMYDGQKERWMGGDDEPLTGFTWRGGCERETTGIQVWSHVFVVDKPDGGQVAVLLADTQGAFDSQSTIKDCATVFALSTMTSSVQVYNLSQNIQEDDLQHLQLFTEYGRLALEEVYLKPFQSLMFLIRDWSFPYEHDYGPEGGRAFLTKRLQVKQNQHEELQNVRKHIHSCFSNIGCFLLPHPGLRVSTDPHFDGRLRDIDGDFKRELSRLVPLLLAPERLVVKEIGGNRVTCRDLVEYFKAYIKIYQGEELPHPKSMLQATAEANNLTAVAGAKDMYSKNMEQVCGGDKPYMAPADLERRHDEFRQHSVRYFRSVKKMGGAEFCQRYQSQLEAELDEAFGNFCKHNDGKNIFYAARTPATLFAVMFAAYVASGVTGLVGLSALAALADLLMGLALLALCAWAYVKYSGEFREVGAVIDLLAETLWEQVLKPLSEHYMEDDVRQTVVNSLRASLTEPGGGGGGGGSSGGGGGSSSLASASTFPSSSSSQQQQQQNAKLKRH, from the exons ATGGCGGAGGTGAGCGGGTTGAGGAGCAGAGCTCACTTCGAGCCCAACTATAAAAGCCCGCGAGCCGAGCAAG GCTCGAGCAGAGTCCAAGACGTGCCCGTCGTTCGACGCGGTCCcaggcccgccccggccagaccGGAGGACCCAGATCACGACTCGCCTCCGGGCAAGATGAGCCGGGACGGGGCGACGGCGGGCGGGCTCGGCCCTTCGCCCGACGAAGGCCTTCCGGAATGGCAG gacgagggggaggaggaggcccGGCCGGTGCAGATCCTGCGGGCCCGGGAGGAGGGCGCCGGCTTTGAGCTGGACGCCGACGCGCTGGAGAAGATCCTGCTGCGGGAGGGCGTGCGCGACCTGGACGTGGTGGTGGTGTCGGTGGCCGGCGCCTTCCGCAAGGGCAAGTCCTTCCTGCTGGACTTTATGCTGCGCTACATGTACGATGGG CAAAAGGAGCGCTGGATGGGCGGGGACGACGAGCCGCTGACCGGCTTCACCTGGCGGGGAGGCTGCGAGCGGGAGACCACGGGCATCCAAGTGTGGAGCCACGTCTTTGTGGTGGACAAGCCGGACGGCGGCCAG GTGGCCGTCCTCCTGGCGGACACGCAGGGAGCCTTTGACAGCCAGTCCACCATCAAGGACTGCGCCACCGTCTTCGCCCTGAGCACCATGACCAGCTCGGTGCAG GTGTACAACCTCTCGCAGAACATTCAGGAAGACGACCTGCAGCACCTTCAG CTCTTCACCGAGTACGGCCGCCTCGCCTTGGAAGAGGTCTACTTGAAGCCCTTTCAG TCGCTCATGTTCCTCATCCGGGATTGGAGTTTCCCCTACGAGCACGACTACGGCCCGGAGGGAGGCCGCGCTTTCCTGACCAAGCGGCTTCAG GTGAAGCAGAACCAGCACGAGGAGCTGCAGAACGTCCGCAAGCACATCCACTCGTGCTTCTCCAACATCGGCTGCTTCCTGCTGCCCCACCCGGGCCTGCGGGTGTCCACCGACCCTCACTTTGACGGACGGCTAAGAG aCATCGACGGGGACTTTAAGCGGGAGCTGTCGCGGCTGGTGCCTCTCCTCCTGGCCCCCGAACGACTGGTGGTGAAAGAGATCGGCGGCAACAGAGTCACCTGTCGAGATCTCGTGGAGTACTTCAAG GCGTACATCAAGATCTACCAAGGCGAAGAGCTGCCTCACCCAAAGTCCATGTTGCAG GCCACGGCGGAGGCAAACAACCTGACGGCCGTAGCCGGAGCCAAAGACATGTACAGCAAGAACATGGAGCAG GTGTGCGGCGGCGACAAGCCCTACATGGCCCCCGCCGACCTGGAGCGGCGCCACGACGAGTTCCGCCAGCACTCGGTGCGCTACTTCCGCTCGGTGAAGAAGATGGGCGGCGCCGAGTTCTGCCAGCGCTACCAGAGCCAGCTGGAGGCGGAGCTGGACGAGGCCTTCGGCAACTTCTGCAAGCACAACGACGGCAAGAACATCTTCTACGCCGCGCGCACGCCCGCCACGCTCTTCGCCGTCATGTTCGCCGCCTACGTGGCGTCGGGCGTGACGGGCCTGGTGGGCCTGAGCGCGCTGGCGGCGCTGGCCGACCTGCTGATGGGCCTGGCGCTCCTGGCGCTCTGCGCGTGGGCCTACGTCAAGTACTCGGGCGAGTTCCGCGAGGTGGGCGCCGTCATCGACCTGCTGGCCGAGACGCTGTGGGAACAG GTTCTCAAGCCGCTCAGTGAACATTACATGGAAGACGACGTGCGGCAGACGGTGGTCAACTCGCTCAGAGCCAGCCTGACCGaacccggcggcggcggcggcggcggcggcagcagtggcggcggcggcggctcctctTCGCTGGCCTCCGCCTCCACCTTCCCCTCCTCGTCATcttcgcagcagcagcagcaacaaaacGCCAAGTTAAAGAGGCACTGA
- the atl2 gene encoding atlastin-2 isoform X1, with protein sequence MAEVSGLRSRAHFEPNYKSPRAEQEGSSRVQDVPVVRRGPRPAPARPEDPDHDSPPGKMSRDGATAGGLGPSPDEGLPEWQDEGEEEARPVQILRAREEGAGFELDADALEKILLREGVRDLDVVVVSVAGAFRKGKSFLLDFMLRYMYDGQKERWMGGDDEPLTGFTWRGGCERETTGIQVWSHVFVVDKPDGGQVAVLLADTQGAFDSQSTIKDCATVFALSTMTSSVQVYNLSQNIQEDDLQHLQLFTEYGRLALEEVYLKPFQSLMFLIRDWSFPYEHDYGPEGGRAFLTKRLQVKQNQHEELQNVRKHIHSCFSNIGCFLLPHPGLRVSTDPHFDGRLRDIDGDFKRELSRLVPLLLAPERLVVKEIGGNRVTCRDLVEYFKAYIKIYQGEELPHPKSMLQATAEANNLTAVAGAKDMYSKNMEQVCGGDKPYMAPADLERRHDEFRQHSVRYFRSVKKMGGAEFCQRYQSQLEAELDEAFGNFCKHNDGKNIFYAARTPATLFAVMFAAYVASGVTGLVGLSALAALADLLMGLALLALCAWAYVKYSGEFREVGAVIDLLAETLWEQVLKPLSEHYMEDDVRQTVVNSLRASLTEPGGGGGGGGSSGGGGGSSSLASASTFPSSSSSQQQQQQNAKLKRH encoded by the exons ATGGCGGAGGTGAGCGGGTTGAGGAGCAGAGCTCACTTCGAGCCCAACTATAAAAGCCCGCGAGCCGAGCAAG AAGGCTCGAGCAGAGTCCAAGACGTGCCCGTCGTTCGACGCGGTCCcaggcccgccccggccagaccGGAGGACCCAGATCACGACTCGCCTCCGGGCAAGATGAGCCGGGACGGGGCGACGGCGGGCGGGCTCGGCCCTTCGCCCGACGAAGGCCTTCCGGAATGGCAG gacgagggggaggaggaggcccGGCCGGTGCAGATCCTGCGGGCCCGGGAGGAGGGCGCCGGCTTTGAGCTGGACGCCGACGCGCTGGAGAAGATCCTGCTGCGGGAGGGCGTGCGCGACCTGGACGTGGTGGTGGTGTCGGTGGCCGGCGCCTTCCGCAAGGGCAAGTCCTTCCTGCTGGACTTTATGCTGCGCTACATGTACGATGGG CAAAAGGAGCGCTGGATGGGCGGGGACGACGAGCCGCTGACCGGCTTCACCTGGCGGGGAGGCTGCGAGCGGGAGACCACGGGCATCCAAGTGTGGAGCCACGTCTTTGTGGTGGACAAGCCGGACGGCGGCCAG GTGGCCGTCCTCCTGGCGGACACGCAGGGAGCCTTTGACAGCCAGTCCACCATCAAGGACTGCGCCACCGTCTTCGCCCTGAGCACCATGACCAGCTCGGTGCAG GTGTACAACCTCTCGCAGAACATTCAGGAAGACGACCTGCAGCACCTTCAG CTCTTCACCGAGTACGGCCGCCTCGCCTTGGAAGAGGTCTACTTGAAGCCCTTTCAG TCGCTCATGTTCCTCATCCGGGATTGGAGTTTCCCCTACGAGCACGACTACGGCCCGGAGGGAGGCCGCGCTTTCCTGACCAAGCGGCTTCAG GTGAAGCAGAACCAGCACGAGGAGCTGCAGAACGTCCGCAAGCACATCCACTCGTGCTTCTCCAACATCGGCTGCTTCCTGCTGCCCCACCCGGGCCTGCGGGTGTCCACCGACCCTCACTTTGACGGACGGCTAAGAG aCATCGACGGGGACTTTAAGCGGGAGCTGTCGCGGCTGGTGCCTCTCCTCCTGGCCCCCGAACGACTGGTGGTGAAAGAGATCGGCGGCAACAGAGTCACCTGTCGAGATCTCGTGGAGTACTTCAAG GCGTACATCAAGATCTACCAAGGCGAAGAGCTGCCTCACCCAAAGTCCATGTTGCAG GCCACGGCGGAGGCAAACAACCTGACGGCCGTAGCCGGAGCCAAAGACATGTACAGCAAGAACATGGAGCAG GTGTGCGGCGGCGACAAGCCCTACATGGCCCCCGCCGACCTGGAGCGGCGCCACGACGAGTTCCGCCAGCACTCGGTGCGCTACTTCCGCTCGGTGAAGAAGATGGGCGGCGCCGAGTTCTGCCAGCGCTACCAGAGCCAGCTGGAGGCGGAGCTGGACGAGGCCTTCGGCAACTTCTGCAAGCACAACGACGGCAAGAACATCTTCTACGCCGCGCGCACGCCCGCCACGCTCTTCGCCGTCATGTTCGCCGCCTACGTGGCGTCGGGCGTGACGGGCCTGGTGGGCCTGAGCGCGCTGGCGGCGCTGGCCGACCTGCTGATGGGCCTGGCGCTCCTGGCGCTCTGCGCGTGGGCCTACGTCAAGTACTCGGGCGAGTTCCGCGAGGTGGGCGCCGTCATCGACCTGCTGGCCGAGACGCTGTGGGAACAG GTTCTCAAGCCGCTCAGTGAACATTACATGGAAGACGACGTGCGGCAGACGGTGGTCAACTCGCTCAGAGCCAGCCTGACCGaacccggcggcggcggcggcggcggcggcagcagtggcggcggcggcggctcctctTCGCTGGCCTCCGCCTCCACCTTCCCCTCCTCGTCATcttcgcagcagcagcagcaacaaaacGCCAAGTTAAAGAGGCACTGA
- the si:dkeyp-121d4.3 gene encoding uncharacterized protein si:dkeyp-121d4.3 isoform X2 — MGRGRKPDRDGAPLPGYWQPPHGEWGPPPPHPGEWGPPPPGGWGPPAGGWSPPPPGGWGPHPPGGWGPPPPEGWGPPPPEGWGPPPPEGWDPGRPPSPGYGPHPEWMPPPHWDPDVPPPPTGWEYPGWGPCGPAPPPCLPPPPDAGAAVPPPGCAPPFGFPGYPCPEWTPAQEATTDPPPEQPQWIKALISTTDSAAAESKPAAVDPAARPQTAAAPKTAAEPADPAPAAEAGGSAKVFGLLGKRSFDKPPAGRSTGIISFIGPTFGHIEREDLEKFTFDFGVFFGNPKAMKPGVRVHFTACLLKNAQIATDVKVAPGGTENVEPDIYEGVVGQPIAEAQAGERQLPGQVRVDIAPVRTNLPFESRDSAVTLLKNDQVLVNLLRDIVTDKRRATNIRPKLPETFQFTKETRQTGTILSLGDSEGVIRSDAHGELPFHVKENLSDVDFTPEDVNEEVEFTLHKLRAGERAIRLRRVKESLLLTLCSSVSKAEPAPPAEVPELYEGVVSQPVVEAAALKPGYPGQIFANIGPLHTNVTFDRGDCGVTLLKDDRVLLSLLVDAKTQKKRAANVRPKIPFTFVHTKEKRELGVIRSLTRSEGVLASEEHGDLPFRLCENFSDTEFDAQDVNKEVEFTLSQVADEKRAIRLRRTKMVEDRILTEKKRRQEQEKEEDVKKEDEEEQKDKKRKEAASAALAAAKDKWTPLGFSVPLPDSRLEISKERFDGTVLKAVARRRGKKEPPDQQARTLFFYHGGAGGRAGCAGASS; from the exons ATGGGTCGAGGACGAAAGCCCGACCGAGACGGAGCGCCACTTCCGGGTTATTGGCAGCCGCCACACGGAGAATggggccctcctcctcctcatccaggAGAATGGGGGCCGCCCCCGCCCGGTGGCTGGGGCCCTCCTGCCGGAGGATGGAGCCCACCGCCGCCAGGGGGCTGGGGGCCCCATCCTCCCGGAGGCTGGGGCCCTCCCCCTCCCGAGGGCTGGGGCCCACCACCACCCGAGGGCTGGGGCCCACCACCACCGGAGGGCTGGGACCCCGGCCGACCGCCGTCACCGGGCTATGGGCCTCATCCCGAATGGATGCCTCCCCCGCACTGGGACCCCGACgtgcctcctcctcctactgGCTGGGAATATCCTGGCTGGGGCCCGTGCGGTCCGGCGCCCCCTCCCTGCCTTCCTCCACCTCCAGATGCGGGTGCGGCGGTCCCCCCTCCGGGTTGCGCGCCCCCCTTTGGCTTCCCGGGATACCCGTGCCCAGAATGG ACACCCGCGCAGGAAGCCACTACCGATCCGCCGCCGGAGCAGCCCCAGTGG ATCAAAGCGTTGATTTCGACCACGGACAGCGCCGCGGCCGAAAGTAAGCCGGCGGCCGTCGATCCGGCGGCCCGACCGCAAACGGCGGCCGCCCCTAAAACGGCGGCGGAGCCGGCGGACCCCGCCCCCGCGGCGGAAGCCGGCGGCTCGGCCAAGGTCTTCGGACTGCTGGGAAAGCGATCGTTTGACAA GCCGCCGGCGGGCAGATCAACGGGCATCATCTCCTTCATCGGG CCCACGTTCGGCCACATCGAGCGGGAAGATTTGGAAAAGTTCACCTTTGACTTTGGGGTCTTCTTCGGGAACCCCAAAGCCATGAAGCCCGGCGTGCGAGTGCACTTCACCGCCTGCCTCTTGAAG AACGCCCAGATCGCGACGGACGTGAAGGTGGCGCCGGGCGGCACGGAGAACGTGGAGCCGGACATCTACGAAGGCGTGGTGGGCCAGCCCATCGCGGAGGCCCAG GCCGGCGAGCGGCAGTTGCCCGGTCAGGTGCGCGTGGACATCGCGCCGGTGAGGACCAACCTGCCGTTCGAAAGCAGGGACAGCGCCGTCACCCTGCTCAAGAACGACCAGGTTCTGGTCAACCTGCTGCGCGACATCGTCACCGACAAGAGGCGCGCCACCAACATCCGCCCCAAGCTCCCCGAAACCTTCCAGTTTACCAAGGAGACCCGCCAGACG GGCACCATCCTCAGCTTGGGCGACAGCGAAGGCGTCATCAGGTCAGACGCGCACGGCGAGCTTCCCTTCCACGTCAAAGAGAACTTGAGTGACGTGGACTTCACCCCCGAGGACGTCAACGAAGAAGTGGAGTTCACCCTCCACAAG CTGCGAGCGGGCGAGCGGGCCATTCGCCTCCGACGGGTGAAGGAGTCTCTCCTGCTCACCCTCTGCAGCTCCGTCTCAAAGGCGGAGCCCGCGCCGCCGGCCGAGGTCCCCGAGCTGTACGAGGGCGTGGTCAGCCAGCCCGTCGTCGAGGCCGCG GCCCTTAAGCCGGGCTACCCGGGGCAGATCTTCGCCAACATCGGGCCGCTGCACACCAACGTGACCTTTGATCGGGGAGACTGCGGCGTCACGCTGCTGAAGGACGACCGCGTGCTCCTCAGCCTGCTGGTGGACGCCAAGACGCAGAAGAAGCGCGCCGCCAACGTTCGCCCCAAGATCCCCTTCACCTTCGTCCATACGAAGGAGAAGCGAGAACTG GGCGTCATCAGGAGCCTGACGCGGTCCGAGGGCGTCCTGGCCTCCGAGGAGCACGGGGATCTGCCCTTCCGCCTCTGCGAGAACTTCAGCGACACGGAGTTTGACGCCCAGGACGTCAACAAGGAGGTGGAATTCACCCTGTCCCAG GTGGCGGACGAGAAGAGAGCCATCAGACTTCGTCGGACCAAGATGGTGGAGGACCGAATTCTGACGGAGAAGAAGCGACGGCAAGagcaggagaaggaggaggacgtgaagaaggaggacgaggaggagcaaAAAGATAAGAAGCGCAAGGAGGCGGCGTCTGCGGCGCTCGCCGCCGCCAAGGACAAG TGGACTCCGCTGGGCTTCAGCGTGCCCCTTcccgacagccggctggaaatcAGCAAGGAACGCTTCGACGGCACCGTCCTTAAAGCGGTCGCAAGACGGCGCGGCAAAAAGGAGCCCCCGGACCAACAGGcgcgaacactttttttttaccacggCGGCGCGGGCGGGCGTGCGGGATGCGCCGGCGCATCGTCCTGA
- the si:dkeyp-121d4.3 gene encoding uncharacterized protein si:dkeyp-121d4.3 isoform X3, protein MGRGRKPDRDGAPLPGYWQPPHGEWGPPPPHPGEWGPPPPGGWGPPAGGWSPPPPGGWGPHPPGGWGPPPPEGWGPPPPEGWGPPPPEGWDPGRPPSPGYGPHPEWMPPPHWDPDVPPPPTGWEYPGWGPCGPAPPPCLPPPPDAGAAVPPPGCAPPFGFPGYPCPEWTPAQEATTDPPPEQPQWIKALISTTDSAAAESKPAAVDPAARPQTAAAPKTAAEPADPAPAAEAGGSAKVFGLLGKRSFDKPPAGRSTGIISFIGPTFGHIEREDLEKFTFDFGVFFGNPKAMKPGVRVHFTACLLKNAQIATDVKVAPGGTENVEPDIYEGVVGQPIAEAQAGERQLPGQVRVDIAPVRTNLPFESRDSAVTLLKNDQVLVNLLRDIVTDKRRATNIRPKLPETFQFTKETRQTGTILSLGDSEGVIRSDAHGELPFHVKENLSDVDFTPEDVNEEVEFTLHKLRAGERAIRLRRVKESLLLTLCSSVSKAEPAPPAEVPELYEGVVSQPVVEAAALKPGYPGQIFANIGPLHTNVTFDRGDCGVTLLKDDRVLLSLLVDAKTQKKRAANVRPKIPFTFVHTKEKRELVADEKRAIRLRRTKMVEDRILTEKKRRQEQEKEEDVKKEDEEEQKDKKRKEAASAALAAAKDKWTPLGFSVPLPDSRLEISKERFDGTVLKAVARRRGKKEPPDQQARTLFFYHGGAGGRAGCAGASS, encoded by the exons ATGGGTCGAGGACGAAAGCCCGACCGAGACGGAGCGCCACTTCCGGGTTATTGGCAGCCGCCACACGGAGAATggggccctcctcctcctcatccaggAGAATGGGGGCCGCCCCCGCCCGGTGGCTGGGGCCCTCCTGCCGGAGGATGGAGCCCACCGCCGCCAGGGGGCTGGGGGCCCCATCCTCCCGGAGGCTGGGGCCCTCCCCCTCCCGAGGGCTGGGGCCCACCACCACCCGAGGGCTGGGGCCCACCACCACCGGAGGGCTGGGACCCCGGCCGACCGCCGTCACCGGGCTATGGGCCTCATCCCGAATGGATGCCTCCCCCGCACTGGGACCCCGACgtgcctcctcctcctactgGCTGGGAATATCCTGGCTGGGGCCCGTGCGGTCCGGCGCCCCCTCCCTGCCTTCCTCCACCTCCAGATGCGGGTGCGGCGGTCCCCCCTCCGGGTTGCGCGCCCCCCTTTGGCTTCCCGGGATACCCGTGCCCAGAATGG ACACCCGCGCAGGAAGCCACTACCGATCCGCCGCCGGAGCAGCCCCAGTGG ATCAAAGCGTTGATTTCGACCACGGACAGCGCCGCGGCCGAAAGTAAGCCGGCGGCCGTCGATCCGGCGGCCCGACCGCAAACGGCGGCCGCCCCTAAAACGGCGGCGGAGCCGGCGGACCCCGCCCCCGCGGCGGAAGCCGGCGGCTCGGCCAAGGTCTTCGGACTGCTGGGAAAGCGATCGTTTGACAA GCCGCCGGCGGGCAGATCAACGGGCATCATCTCCTTCATCGGG CCCACGTTCGGCCACATCGAGCGGGAAGATTTGGAAAAGTTCACCTTTGACTTTGGGGTCTTCTTCGGGAACCCCAAAGCCATGAAGCCCGGCGTGCGAGTGCACTTCACCGCCTGCCTCTTGAAG AACGCCCAGATCGCGACGGACGTGAAGGTGGCGCCGGGCGGCACGGAGAACGTGGAGCCGGACATCTACGAAGGCGTGGTGGGCCAGCCCATCGCGGAGGCCCAG GCCGGCGAGCGGCAGTTGCCCGGTCAGGTGCGCGTGGACATCGCGCCGGTGAGGACCAACCTGCCGTTCGAAAGCAGGGACAGCGCCGTCACCCTGCTCAAGAACGACCAGGTTCTGGTCAACCTGCTGCGCGACATCGTCACCGACAAGAGGCGCGCCACCAACATCCGCCCCAAGCTCCCCGAAACCTTCCAGTTTACCAAGGAGACCCGCCAGACG GGCACCATCCTCAGCTTGGGCGACAGCGAAGGCGTCATCAGGTCAGACGCGCACGGCGAGCTTCCCTTCCACGTCAAAGAGAACTTGAGTGACGTGGACTTCACCCCCGAGGACGTCAACGAAGAAGTGGAGTTCACCCTCCACAAG CTGCGAGCGGGCGAGCGGGCCATTCGCCTCCGACGGGTGAAGGAGTCTCTCCTGCTCACCCTCTGCAGCTCCGTCTCAAAGGCGGAGCCCGCGCCGCCGGCCGAGGTCCCCGAGCTGTACGAGGGCGTGGTCAGCCAGCCCGTCGTCGAGGCCGCG GCCCTTAAGCCGGGCTACCCGGGGCAGATCTTCGCCAACATCGGGCCGCTGCACACCAACGTGACCTTTGATCGGGGAGACTGCGGCGTCACGCTGCTGAAGGACGACCGCGTGCTCCTCAGCCTGCTGGTGGACGCCAAGACGCAGAAGAAGCGCGCCGCCAACGTTCGCCCCAAGATCCCCTTCACCTTCGTCCATACGAAGGAGAAGCGAGAACTG GTGGCGGACGAGAAGAGAGCCATCAGACTTCGTCGGACCAAGATGGTGGAGGACCGAATTCTGACGGAGAAGAAGCGACGGCAAGagcaggagaaggaggaggacgtgaagaaggaggacgaggaggagcaaAAAGATAAGAAGCGCAAGGAGGCGGCGTCTGCGGCGCTCGCCGCCGCCAAGGACAAG TGGACTCCGCTGGGCTTCAGCGTGCCCCTTcccgacagccggctggaaatcAGCAAGGAACGCTTCGACGGCACCGTCCTTAAAGCGGTCGCAAGACGGCGCGGCAAAAAGGAGCCCCCGGACCAACAGGcgcgaacactttttttttaccacggCGGCGCGGGCGGGCGTGCGGGATGCGCCGGCGCATCGTCCTGA